The following are from one region of the Carnobacterium gallinarum DSM 4847 genome:
- a CDS encoding alpha-galactosidase, with protein MGIYYDQEKQQFHLFNKEISYVMELENQDYLIQVYFGARIQSFYQKSPYPKIDRSSFSPNPANWPDRNFSLDTVLQECPGQGSGDYREPLFEITYPDGTKATQFKYEAHEIIQGKPKLTGLPATYAVDSEEAETLVIHLIDSIRQVKASLSYTIYQNRSVVTKSIQYENLGTETVYLNRGLSACLDFPDAHFDLVQMPGAWSREKQLKRDPLMMGIHTLDSKRGASSTHQQPFIALMRPEATEKSGEVYGFHFIYSGNFQITTEVDTYQQTRVLIGINAYDFSWQLQEKEVFQTPEVVLVYSNTGLNGMSQTFHHLYRERLARGEHQFKERPVLINNWETTYFDFDETQLVNLARKANELGIELFVLDDGWFGERNDDTTSLGDWVVNRQKLANGLKGVADKIRNEGLKFGLWFEPEMISQQSQLFKEHPDWHIQIKDYPTSQGRNQLVLDFSRQEVRDEIKAQLIQILSTVPIDYIKWDMNRNMTEVGSLGANPQQQLETAHRYILGLYEVLEELTTSFPHILFENCSGGGGRYDPGMVYYMPQSWASDNTDAVERLKIQYGTSLVFPPIMTCAHLSESPNHQVGRITDTKMRADVAMSANLGIMLNLEKEATTDLELVKENIAWYQKNRKLLQFGDFYRLISPFESHYTAWVFVDAAKDQAILFFYQILNEVSKPFVKVQLQGLDSQKVYQINGDLFSGDELMNFGLYLNHDLDGDFKSKVIELKSL; from the coding sequence ATGGGCATTTATTATGATCAAGAAAAGCAACAGTTTCATTTATTTAACAAGGAAATAAGCTATGTGATGGAGTTGGAAAATCAAGACTATTTAATTCAAGTTTATTTTGGAGCGAGAATTCAGAGCTTTTATCAAAAAAGCCCCTATCCTAAAATTGATCGATCCTCTTTCTCACCAAATCCAGCGAATTGGCCAGATCGTAATTTTTCATTAGACACTGTACTGCAGGAATGTCCTGGACAAGGTTCTGGTGATTACCGCGAACCGCTTTTTGAAATCACTTATCCAGATGGCACGAAAGCTACTCAATTTAAATATGAAGCTCATGAAATTATTCAAGGAAAGCCAAAATTAACAGGGTTACCAGCAACGTATGCAGTTGATTCTGAGGAAGCTGAGACATTAGTAATTCATTTAATTGATTCAATTAGACAGGTTAAAGCAAGCTTGAGTTACACCATTTATCAAAACAGAAGTGTCGTTACAAAGAGTATTCAATATGAAAATTTAGGAACAGAAACGGTTTATTTAAATCGGGGGTTAAGTGCGTGTCTTGATTTTCCAGATGCTCATTTTGATTTAGTACAGATGCCAGGTGCGTGGTCTAGAGAAAAGCAGTTAAAGCGTGATCCGCTGATGATGGGGATTCATACCCTTGATAGTAAACGTGGAGCTAGTAGCACGCATCAACAACCATTCATTGCTTTGATGCGACCTGAAGCAACTGAGAAATCTGGTGAAGTTTATGGTTTTCATTTTATTTACAGTGGCAACTTTCAAATTACAACAGAGGTTGATACGTACCAACAAACTCGTGTTTTAATTGGAATTAATGCATATGATTTTTCTTGGCAGTTGCAAGAAAAAGAGGTTTTTCAAACACCAGAAGTTGTGCTAGTTTATTCAAATACTGGTCTAAATGGAATGTCGCAAACTTTCCATCATCTATACCGTGAGCGTTTGGCAAGAGGAGAGCATCAGTTTAAGGAGCGCCCTGTTTTAATTAATAATTGGGAGACAACTTATTTTGATTTTGATGAAACTCAGTTAGTGAATTTAGCACGTAAAGCCAATGAATTAGGAATTGAACTTTTTGTTTTGGATGATGGGTGGTTTGGTGAACGAAATGATGATACAACTTCTTTAGGTGATTGGGTTGTGAATCGTCAAAAGCTTGCAAATGGTTTAAAAGGAGTCGCCGATAAAATCCGAAATGAAGGCTTGAAATTTGGGTTGTGGTTTGAACCAGAAATGATTTCTCAACAGAGCCAATTATTTAAGGAACATCCAGATTGGCATATTCAGATTAAAGATTACCCAACTTCTCAAGGGCGTAATCAGCTAGTTTTGGATTTTAGTCGACAAGAAGTTCGGGACGAAATTAAGGCGCAATTGATTCAAATACTAAGTACTGTTCCAATTGATTATATCAAATGGGATATGAATCGAAATATGACAGAGGTTGGTTCTCTTGGAGCGAACCCACAGCAGCAGCTGGAAACAGCCCATCGCTATATCCTTGGATTGTATGAAGTGTTAGAAGAATTAACAACTAGCTTTCCGCATATTTTATTTGAAAATTGTTCAGGTGGTGGCGGTCGTTATGACCCAGGAATGGTTTATTATATGCCACAAAGTTGGGCTAGTGACAATACCGACGCAGTGGAGCGACTGAAAATTCAATATGGGACGAGTTTAGTCTTTCCGCCAATTATGACGTGCGCTCATCTATCAGAAAGTCCCAATCATCAAGTGGGAAGAATTACAGATACAAAAATGCGGGCAGATGTAGCTATGTCAGCGAATCTAGGAATCATGTTAAATTTAGAAAAAGAAGCTACGACAGACTTAGAACTTGTGAAAGAGAATATCGCTTGGTACCAAAAAAATCGAAAACTGCTACAATTTGGCGATTTTTATCGTTTAATTAGTCCTTTTGAAAGTCACTATACAGCATGGGTATTTGTAGATGCGGCAAAAGATCAGGCGATTCTGTTTTTCTATCAAATCCTCAATGAAGTTTCAAAACCATTTGTAAAAGTTCAGCTACAAGGATTGGATTCGCAAAAAGTGTATCAGATAAATGGAGACCTTTTTTCTGGAGATGAATTAATGAATTTTGGATTATATTTGAATCATGATCTAGATGGTGATTTTAAAAGTAAGGTGATTGAATTAAAGAGTCTGTAA
- a CDS encoding PTS lactose/cellobiose transporter subunit IIA translates to MAEEVNLETIMGLIINGGNAKSDAMEAIQAAKIGDFTLADSKLVEADKSLVEAHHSQTGLLTQEAQGNHIQVTLLMVHSQDHLMNAITFLDLAKEIVDMYKKVANETK, encoded by the coding sequence ATGGCAGAAGAGGTTAATTTAGAAACAATTATGGGGTTAATCATTAATGGGGGAAATGCGAAGAGTGATGCAATGGAGGCTATTCAAGCAGCAAAAATAGGCGATTTTACATTGGCAGACAGTAAATTAGTAGAAGCAGATAAATCACTTGTTGAAGCACATCATTCTCAAACAGGCCTGTTAACGCAAGAAGCGCAAGGCAATCATATTCAAGTTACTTTATTGATGGTTCATAGTCAAGATCATTTAATGAATGCGATTACTTTTCTTGATTTAGCAAAAGAGATTGTTGATATGTATAAAAAAGTTGCAAATGAAACAAAATAA